The following are from one region of the Nicotiana tomentosiformis chromosome 7, ASM39032v3, whole genome shotgun sequence genome:
- the LOC104085710 gene encoding NAD-dependent protein deacetylase SRT1: MSLGYAEKLSFIEDVGNVGMTEYFDPPYILQDKIERLAVMIQKSKHLVVFTGAGISTSCGIPDFRGPKGIWTLQREGKALPEASLPFHRATPSMTHMALVELEKAGFLKFIISQNIDGLHLRSGIPRKKLAELHGDSFMELCPSCGIEYMRDFEIETIGLKETARRCSKVGCGARLRDTVLDWEDALPPKEMNPAERHCKMADVVLCLGTSLQITPACNLPLKSLKGGGKIVIVNLQKTPKDKKATMLIHGLVDKVIAGVMEFLSLRIPPFIRIDLLQTIFTQALSLDKKYVNWTLTVASVHGNRAPLPFIKSVEVSFSECQNMKATVLHKQPLQLKRRTVKTANPFNVKLKLNFSDGCMCSSAEIKIPVDFQISAHVFKDDKDSILQNLRESAILDPHCGQTAVIEKKVIMVPKSEIMVHAIVTNIVKFDRNCGDLSNGSLKRKFEGFNGIIPSRKRSNGRKPRVLNGK, from the exons ATGTCTTTAGGTTATGCTGAGAAACTCTCATTTATAGAAGATGTGGGCAATGTTGGAATGACTGAATATTTCGACCCACCTTACATTTTGCAAGACAAA ATTGAGAGACTTGCTGTGATGATACAAAAG AGTAAGCATTTAGTTGTGTTTACAGGAGCAGGAATATCCACGTCTTGTGGTATACCTGATTTTCGTGGTCCCAAGGGCATTTGGACTCTTCAG agagaagggaaagcGCTACCAGAAGCATCTTTGCCATTTCACCGTGCAACGCCGAGCATGACACACATGGCCCTAGTTGAACTAGAGAAGGCGGGTTTTCTAAAGTTTATTATAAGCCAG AACATTGATGGCCTGCATCTTCGCTCTGGAATTCCAAGGAAGAAGCTTGCAGAATTACATGGGGATTCTTTTATGGAACTATGCCCTTCTTGCGGAATTGA GTATATGAGGGATTTTGAAATAGAAACTATTGGGTTGAAGGAAACTGCACGACGTTGTTCCAAGGTGGGCTGTGGTGCGAGACTTAGAGACACAGTTCTTGACTGGGAG GATGCTCTACCTCCAAAGGAGATGAATCCAGCTGAGAGGCACTGCAAAATGGCTGATGTTGTGCTATGTCTGGGAACAAG TTTGCAGATCACCCCTGCCTGTAATTTGCCTCTAAAATCACTCAAAGGTGGTGGAAAGATTGTAATAGTTAATCTTCAG AAAACACCCAAGGACAAGAAAGCAACCATGCTGATTCATGGCCTTGTAGACAAG GTAATTGCAGGAGTCATGGAATTCCTTAGTCTGCGAATCCCACCATTTATTAGAATTGATCTTCTCCAGACCATTTTTACTCAGGCCTTAAGTCTTG ATAAAAAATATGTAAATTGGACCCTTACTGTAGCAAGTGTCCATGGAAATAGGGCACCATTGCCTTTTATCAAATCTGTAGAG gtttctttTTCAGAATGTCAAAACATGAAAGCAACTGTTCTGCATAAACAACCTCTTCAGCTAAAAAG GCGGACGGTTAAGACTGCAAATCCTTTTAACGTTAAGTTGAAATTGAACTTCAGTGATGGTTGCATGTGTTCATCGGCTGAAATCAAGATTCCAGTTGATTTTCAG ATTTCAGCACACGTGTTCAAGGATGATAAGGATTCCATATTACAGAATCTAAGAGAAAGCGCCATCCTGGATCCTCACTGTGGACAGACTGCAGTTATTGAGAAAAAGGTCATTATGGTTCCTAAAAGTGAGATCATGGTTCATGCCATTGTAACAAACATTGTCAAGTTTGACAGAAATTGTGGAGATCTAAGTAATGGCTCATTGAAaaggaaatttgaaggttttaatgGCATCATTCCCTCTAGAAAACGATCGAACGGTAGAAAACCCAGAGTTTTAAATGGAAAGTAA